The following proteins are encoded in a genomic region of bacterium:
- a CDS encoding cupin domain-containing protein, protein MPFYRFSEMKKKDSDVAVGQMQSVPGELMKVGVMTFPEGKGPPAHFHPNEEQYVLVLEGKVRMIVGEEEETVEKGHIVHLPRGVVHAMRILEGPAVFFTAKSPAGDGGLTQDYREVDGGDAYERRLDSAAGK, encoded by the coding sequence ATGCCGTTCTACCGGTTCTCCGAGATGAAGAAGAAAGACTCCGATGTGGCTGTGGGACAGATGCAGAGCGTACCGGGAGAGCTCATGAAGGTCGGCGTAATGACCTTCCCGGAAGGAAAGGGCCCCCCGGCGCATTTTCATCCGAACGAGGAGCAATATGTTCTCGTCCTCGAGGGCAAGGTGCGCATGATTGTCGGCGAAGAGGAGGAAACGGTAGAGAAAGGGCACATCGTTCACCTTCCCCGGGGCGTGGTCCATGCGATGCGCATCCTGGAAGGGCCGGCGGTGTTTTTCACGGCGAAATCTCCGGCCGGAGATGGGGGCCTGACACAGGATTACCGCGAGGTGGATGGCGGCGATGCTTATGAGAGGCGGCTCGATTCCGCCGCGGGAAAATAA
- a CDS encoding 3-(methylthio)propionyl-CoA ligase, translating to MRGLMMDFPLLISTLLKFAAQNHADTEIVSRTVEGPIHRYTYADANRRSKKLAKALGRLGVNMGDRIATLAWNGYRHFEIYFGVSGSGAICHTINPRLFPEQIAYIINHAEDAYIFSDLTFVPLLEGIAGQIPGVKGFVIMTDEANMPKTKLKNALCYERLLAAEDDGYEWPVFDENTASALCYTSGTTGNPKGTLYSHRATVLHSYAVALPDSLHLSAREVAMPVVPMFHVNAWEFPYAAPLAGAKLVFPGPKMDGESLQELIETEGVTVTAGVPTVWMLLLAYLKKSGKRIDSLKRAVIGGSALPGSMIQEFRKYGTAAIHAWGMTECSSIGTVNLPKRKMEGLPEEERLKIEIKQGRPPFGVEFKITGDDGGELPRDGVAFGNLKMRGPWVCSRYFNEEESDVHDADGWFQTGDVATIDPDGYMHLTDRTKDVIKSGGEWISSIELENIAFGHPDVKEAAVISADHPKWGERPLLLAVLNEGANLAKEDLLAFYEGKIAKWCIPNDAIFVEELPHTATGKLLKTKLREDFAGYTFPD from the coding sequence ATGCGCGGGCTGATGATGGATTTTCCGTTGCTGATTTCCACGCTTCTCAAATTCGCGGCCCAAAACCACGCCGACACCGAAATCGTTTCCCGGACGGTGGAAGGCCCGATTCACCGCTACACCTATGCGGACGCGAACCGCCGTTCGAAAAAACTCGCCAAGGCGCTTGGACGGCTCGGCGTGAACATGGGCGATCGCATCGCCACCCTCGCCTGGAACGGCTACCGCCACTTCGAGATCTACTTCGGCGTCTCCGGCTCGGGCGCCATCTGCCACACCATCAACCCGCGCCTTTTTCCCGAGCAGATCGCCTACATCATCAATCACGCCGAGGATGCCTACATCTTTTCCGATCTCACCTTCGTTCCCCTCTTGGAGGGAATCGCCGGCCAAATCCCGGGCGTGAAAGGGTTCGTCATCATGACGGACGAGGCCAACATGCCCAAGACGAAGCTGAAGAACGCCCTGTGCTACGAACGGCTTCTCGCCGCGGAGGATGACGGCTACGAATGGCCGGTCTTTGACGAGAACACAGCTTCCGCGCTTTGCTACACTTCGGGGACCACCGGAAACCCCAAGGGCACCCTCTACAGCCACCGAGCCACGGTCCTTCACTCCTACGCCGTGGCGCTTCCCGATTCGCTCCACCTCTCCGCCCGGGAAGTGGCGATGCCGGTGGTGCCGATGTTTCACGTCAACGCGTGGGAGTTTCCCTATGCCGCGCCGCTGGCGGGGGCGAAGCTCGTCTTCCCCGGCCCCAAGATGGACGGGGAGAGCCTCCAGGAGCTGATCGAGACCGAGGGCGTGACTGTCACCGCCGGAGTCCCCACCGTCTGGATGCTCCTCCTGGCCTACCTGAAGAAATCCGGCAAGCGGATCGACTCCCTCAAGCGCGCCGTCATCGGCGGCTCGGCCCTTCCCGGCTCGATGATCCAGGAATTCCGCAAGTACGGCACCGCGGCCATCCACGCCTGGGGCATGACCGAATGCAGCTCCATCGGCACCGTCAACCTGCCCAAACGGAAGATGGAGGGGCTTCCCGAAGAAGAGCGCCTCAAGATCGAGATCAAGCAGGGCCGGCCCCCCTTCGGCGTCGAGTTCAAGATCACGGGGGATGACGGCGGGGAGCTCCCCCGCGACGGCGTGGCTTTCGGCAACCTGAAAATGCGCGGGCCCTGGGTGTGCAGCCGCTACTTCAATGAGGAAGAGAGCGACGTGCACGACGCGGACGGGTGGTTCCAGACCGGGGATGTGGCCACCATCGATCCCGACGGCTACATGCACCTCACCGACCGGACGAAGGATGTCATCAAGTCGGGCGGGGAGTGGATCAGCTCCATCGAGCTCGAGAACATCGCCTTCGGCCATCCCGACGTGAAAGAAGCCGCTGTCATCTCGGCGGACCACCCCAAATGGGGGGAGCGGCCCCTGCTCCTCGCCGTGCTGAACGAGGGGGCAAACCTCGCGAAGGAAGACCTCCTCGCCTTCTACGAGGGGAAAATCGCCAAATGGTGCATCCCGAACGACGCGATTTTCGTGGAGGAACTCCCCCATACGGCGACGGGCAAGCTCCTCAAAACCAAGCTCCGCGAGGACTTTGCGGGCTACACCTTCCCCGATTGA
- a CDS encoding cupin domain-containing protein, giving the protein MAFYKVSEIPKRDVSNMVEGGFMQSVSGEFMKVGMVTYPEGFGPPAHFHPNEEQYILIMAGKVHMVLGDEERIVGKGDLVHIPRNENHAIRIVEGPAVFFTAKSPAGDGDLNQDYNRAESADAIREKLSADNA; this is encoded by the coding sequence ATGGCATTCTACAAAGTTTCGGAAATTCCAAAGCGCGATGTGAGCAACATGGTTGAGGGCGGCTTCATGCAGAGCGTCTCGGGCGAATTCATGAAAGTCGGCATGGTGACCTACCCCGAGGGGTTCGGCCCGCCCGCGCACTTTCACCCGAACGAGGAACAGTACATTCTCATCATGGCGGGCAAGGTGCATATGGTGCTCGGCGATGAGGAGCGCATCGTCGGGAAGGGCGATCTCGTCCACATCCCGCGGAACGAGAACCACGCCATCCGCATCGTCGAGGGCCCCGCGGTGTTCTTCACGGCGAAGAGCCCGGCGGGGGACGGGGATTTGAATCAGGACTACAACCGCGCGGAAAGCGCGGACGCCATCCGGGAGAAACTCTCTGCGGATAACGCTTGA
- a CDS encoding IclR family transcriptional regulator, whose protein sequence is MDQTLPTLHRGLDTIEVFLEGGPQLSAREIQARLGIPRATLYRVLRVLEHRGYLRRDEQTGGYQLGFRLLQLSAAAQDQIEIAALANGILHRINEETKENTSLAMLEGVEVVFVRTFESLLPLRLSTRSGFRAPVYCTASGKAILAFAPPSKLEEVVAAGFAPLTPRTVKSAKTLDQQLARIRKEGVSVARGEYRETGRAVFAPVFDHQGDVAAALGVSGPADRFSEARISALSERVREGAAELSKRLGARPGGRKEIVV, encoded by the coding sequence ATGGATCAGACCCTCCCCACGCTCCACCGGGGACTCGATACCATCGAGGTCTTTCTGGAAGGCGGGCCGCAGTTGAGCGCCCGCGAGATTCAGGCGCGGCTTGGAATTCCGCGGGCGACCCTCTACCGCGTCCTCCGCGTGCTGGAGCATCGCGGCTACCTTCGGCGCGATGAACAGACCGGCGGCTACCAGCTGGGGTTCCGGCTCCTCCAGCTTTCCGCGGCGGCACAGGACCAGATCGAAATTGCGGCGCTGGCGAACGGCATTCTCCACCGGATCAATGAAGAAACGAAGGAGAACACCTCGCTGGCCATGCTGGAAGGGGTGGAGGTCGTTTTCGTACGCACGTTCGAGAGTCTGCTTCCGCTCCGTTTGTCCACGCGTTCCGGCTTCCGGGCGCCGGTCTATTGCACGGCCTCCGGGAAAGCCATTCTCGCTTTCGCGCCCCCATCGAAGCTGGAAGAGGTGGTGGCGGCGGGCTTCGCTCCGCTGACGCCCCGAACCGTCAAAAGCGCCAAGACTCTCGATCAGCAGCTTGCACGTATCCGGAAAGAAGGGGTGTCGGTCGCGCGGGGGGAGTACCGCGAGACGGGTCGCGCCGTGTTCGCGCCGGTTTTCGATCATCAGGGAGACGTTGCGGCGGCCCTCGGAGTGAGCGGGCCTGCCGATCGTTTTTCGGAGGCTCGGATTTCGGCCCTCTCGGAGCGGGTGCGGGAGGGCGCCGCGGAATTGTCCAAGAGGCTGGGCGCCCGCCCCGGCGGCCGAAAAGAGATCGTCGTGTAG
- a CDS encoding LLM class flavin-dependent oxidoreductase: protein MLLSVLDQSPIRTGGTPSEAVHETLALAEAAERLGYHRYWVAEHHSTPGFAGSTPEVLLGQIAGRTKQMRVGSGGVMLSHYSSFKVAENFRMLETLYPGRIDLGIGRAPGSDRRTASALAHGPGALGIEHFPDQIEDLLGFLRGELKEGHPFRGVRAMPEGPTCPEPWVLGSSDQSASYAAHFGLPFSFAHFINQYGGPQIMAAYREHFRPSAWRDAPLGSVGLSVMCAGTEEEARRHAACRVFWFVRIRTGQLTAIPSAEEAEAHVYTEMERQLAEDIWSRTIWGTPDQVKEQIEAHLAAYGVEEAVIVTVCHSFEARMRSYELIAGAFGLEGRG, encoded by the coding sequence TTGCTTCTCAGTGTCCTGGATCAGTCCCCGATCCGCACGGGCGGAACCCCCTCCGAAGCGGTGCACGAAACCCTCGCCCTCGCCGAAGCCGCCGAGCGCCTGGGCTATCACCGCTACTGGGTCGCCGAGCATCACAGCACGCCCGGCTTCGCGGGCTCGACGCCCGAGGTGCTCCTGGGCCAGATTGCGGGGCGCACGAAGCAGATGCGCGTCGGCTCGGGCGGGGTGATGCTCAGCCATTACAGTTCCTTCAAGGTGGCCGAGAACTTCCGCATGCTGGAGACGCTCTACCCCGGCCGGATCGACCTCGGCATCGGCCGCGCCCCCGGCAGCGATCGGCGCACCGCCTCCGCCCTGGCGCACGGCCCCGGGGCGCTCGGCATCGAACACTTCCCCGATCAGATCGAAGACCTCCTCGGCTTCCTCCGCGGGGAGTTGAAGGAGGGCCATCCCTTCCGCGGAGTGCGCGCCATGCCCGAGGGGCCCACCTGTCCCGAGCCCTGGGTCCTCGGCTCGAGCGATCAGAGCGCCAGCTACGCCGCCCATTTCGGCCTTCCCTTTTCCTTCGCGCACTTCATCAACCAGTACGGCGGCCCGCAGATCATGGCCGCCTACCGGGAGCATTTCCGCCCCTCGGCCTGGCGGGATGCGCCTCTGGGGAGCGTCGGCCTCTCGGTCATGTGCGCCGGGACGGAGGAGGAGGCTCGCCGCCACGCCGCCTGCCGCGTCTTCTGGTTCGTCCGCATCCGCACCGGCCAGCTGACGGCCATCCCCTCGGCCGAGGAGGCCGAGGCGCACGTCTACACCGAGATGGAGCGCCAACTCGCCGAGGATATCTGGAGCCGCACCATCTGGGGCACCCCGGATCAGGTGAAGGAGCAGATCGAGGCGCATCTCGCCGCCTACGGCGTGGAGGAAGCCGTCATCGTCACCGTCTGCCACAGCTTCGAGGCGAGGATGCGCTCCTACGAGCTCATCGCCGGGGCCTTCGGGCTGGAGGGGAGGGGTTGA
- a CDS encoding acyl-CoA dehydrogenase family protein, whose translation MDFSLTENQLALQQMAHEFAEREMRPVAQELDRKPVPEERTPWAVLEKASQIGLRTLSVPEKMGGGGADMLTCCLVGEELGWGELGIAITLDQDWKLARFYTGILGEKQREKFLSRFLPDHQFHLAIASSEPNAGTDNMIAYPGAEGGLRASAVRDGNDWVVNGRKHFIINGGLAKLYVLSLRTDPGAPVSRGVTYMMADPEMEGFSIGRYHDKMGLRLAQNVELVFENLRIPDENRLTPVNDALEARTKHLRGSNVESTATVLGTARAAYEDALEYARNRVQGGRPIIEHQAIGFMLCDCFVEYEASRRLLHYAAWMAGGDGPWDRKLGDMTKVYLSETCFRIATKALEVWGGMGYMTESPMEKYLRDVTSWFHTEGTNEAMKIRAMRTL comes from the coding sequence ATGGATTTTTCGCTGACGGAAAACCAGCTTGCCCTCCAGCAAATGGCCCATGAGTTCGCGGAGCGCGAGATGCGTCCCGTCGCCCAGGAACTCGACCGCAAGCCTGTGCCCGAGGAGCGAACCCCTTGGGCGGTGCTCGAAAAAGCGAGCCAAATCGGCCTGCGGACGCTCTCCGTTCCGGAAAAAATGGGCGGCGGCGGCGCCGACATGCTGACCTGCTGCCTGGTGGGCGAGGAACTCGGCTGGGGCGAGCTGGGAATCGCCATCACGCTGGATCAGGACTGGAAGCTGGCCCGATTTTATACAGGCATTCTGGGTGAGAAGCAGCGGGAAAAATTCCTCTCCCGATTTTTGCCCGATCACCAGTTCCATCTCGCCATCGCCTCTTCGGAGCCCAACGCGGGTACCGACAACATGATCGCTTATCCGGGGGCGGAGGGAGGGCTCCGCGCCTCGGCCGTCCGGGACGGAAACGATTGGGTGGTGAACGGGAGGAAGCATTTCATCATCAACGGCGGTCTCGCCAAACTCTATGTGCTCTCGCTGCGGACCGACCCGGGTGCGCCCGTGAGCCGAGGCGTTACCTACATGATGGCCGACCCGGAGATGGAGGGTTTTTCCATCGGACGCTATCACGACAAGATGGGGTTGCGCCTGGCGCAGAATGTCGAACTCGTTTTCGAAAACCTCCGGATACCGGATGAAAACCGCCTGACGCCGGTGAACGACGCGCTGGAGGCGAGAACGAAACACTTGCGCGGCTCGAACGTTGAGTCGACAGCCACCGTGCTGGGAACGGCCCGCGCCGCCTATGAGGATGCCCTCGAGTATGCCCGCAACCGCGTTCAGGGCGGAAGACCCATCATCGAGCATCAGGCGATCGGCTTCATGCTGTGCGATTGTTTCGTGGAATACGAGGCCAGCCGCCGGCTCCTTCACTACGCGGCCTGGATGGCGGGCGGGGACGGCCCCTGGGATCGCAAGCTCGGCGACATGACGAAGGTCTATCTTTCGGAGACCTGCTTCCGGATCGCCACGAAAGCTCTCGAGGTGTGGGGCGGGATGGGCTACATGACCGAATCGCCCATGGAAAAATATCTTCGCGATGTGACGAGCTGGTTCCACACCGAGGGCACGAACGAGGCGATGAAAATACGCGCCATGCGTACCCTTTAA
- the typA gene encoding translational GTPase TypA: MPIITRADIRNLAIIAHVDHGKTTLVDAMLWQSGIFREGQEVATRVLDSMDLEREKGITIMAKNCSVNYRGVRLNIVDTPGHADFGGEVERILSMVDGVMLLVDASEGPLPQTRFVVLKALAYALPFVVVINKVDRADARAQEVLDEIYDLFIDLDASEEQLGFPVLYAIARDGRAGAAPDDLAANLQPLFETLLTAIPAPTYEEGVPLQMLISRTEYDNYIGRLAIGRVRSGRITAKSAALVVDDTGKEIPGDVTSLFHYEGLSRVPILAAGPGEIVAVAGFEDVDIGDTIADPEDPRALPPIRVDEPTIAMTFRVNDSPFSGRSGRFLTSRQIRERLLREARNNVALRVEETGTPDAFRVSGRGTLQLAVLIEQLRREGYELTVGRPEVLLRKEEGKTLEPMEDVVVDVPEEYIGIVTQKLGGRKGKMVKMVNHGRGRARLDFRITSRGLIGYRSEFLSDTRGTGLFTHIFGGWSPWSGDIPGRVTGALIADRTGKATGYAINNLQARGTLFVSPVDEIYEGMIIGENSRESDMAVNITKEKKLTNMRASGADAAIQLIPPKQFSLEQALEFLREGECLEVTPGDFRLRKTSLKT; the protein is encoded by the coding sequence ATGCCCATCATCACCCGCGCCGACATCCGCAACCTCGCCATCATCGCCCACGTCGATCACGGCAAGACCACCCTCGTGGACGCCATGCTCTGGCAGAGCGGCATCTTCCGCGAGGGGCAGGAGGTGGCCACCCGCGTCCTCGACTCGATGGACCTCGAGCGGGAAAAGGGCATCACCATCATGGCGAAAAACTGCTCCGTCAATTACCGCGGGGTGCGCCTGAACATCGTGGACACCCCGGGGCACGCCGACTTCGGCGGCGAGGTCGAGCGCATCCTTTCGATGGTGGACGGCGTCATGCTCCTCGTGGACGCCTCGGAGGGCCCCCTCCCGCAGACCCGCTTCGTCGTTTTGAAAGCCCTCGCGTATGCCCTTCCCTTCGTGGTGGTGATCAACAAGGTGGACCGGGCGGACGCGCGGGCCCAAGAGGTCCTCGATGAGATCTACGACCTCTTCATCGATCTCGACGCCTCGGAGGAGCAGCTCGGATTCCCCGTTCTCTACGCCATCGCAAGAGACGGGAGGGCGGGCGCCGCGCCGGATGATCTCGCGGCCAACCTCCAGCCCCTCTTCGAAACCCTGCTCACGGCCATCCCCGCCCCGACGTACGAAGAGGGCGTCCCCCTCCAGATGCTCATCTCCCGGACCGAATACGACAACTACATCGGCCGCCTCGCGATCGGCCGGGTGCGCAGCGGGCGGATTACCGCCAAGAGCGCCGCCCTTGTCGTCGACGATACCGGCAAGGAGATCCCCGGGGATGTGACCTCGCTCTTCCACTACGAGGGCCTCTCCCGGGTGCCCATCCTTGCGGCGGGACCCGGCGAGATCGTCGCCGTCGCCGGCTTCGAGGACGTGGACATCGGAGACACCATCGCCGATCCCGAAGACCCGCGCGCCCTCCCCCCCATCCGGGTGGATGAGCCGACCATCGCCATGACCTTCCGCGTGAACGATTCTCCCTTTTCGGGAAGGAGCGGCCGGTTCCTCACCTCGCGCCAGATTCGCGAACGGCTGCTGCGCGAGGCGCGCAACAACGTCGCCCTCCGCGTCGAGGAGACGGGTACCCCCGACGCCTTCCGCGTCTCGGGCCGGGGCACGCTTCAGCTCGCCGTTCTGATCGAACAGCTCCGCCGCGAGGGATACGAGCTGACGGTGGGCCGTCCCGAGGTCCTTCTCCGCAAGGAGGAGGGCAAGACCCTCGAACCGATGGAGGATGTGGTGGTGGACGTGCCCGAGGAGTACATCGGCATCGTCACCCAGAAGCTCGGCGGCCGGAAGGGAAAGATGGTGAAGATGGTGAACCACGGCAGGGGAAGGGCAAGGCTCGATTTCCGCATCACGAGCCGGGGACTCATCGGCTACCGCAGCGAGTTTCTCTCCGACACCCGGGGGACGGGCCTCTTCACCCACATCTTCGGCGGCTGGTCGCCCTGGTCGGGCGACATCCCGGGAAGGGTGACGGGGGCGCTCATCGCCGATCGGACCGGCAAGGCCACCGGCTATGCCATCAACAACCTTCAGGCACGGGGCACGCTCTTCGTCAGCCCGGTGGATGAGATCTACGAGGGGATGATCATCGGCGAGAACAGCCGCGAGAGCGACATGGCCGTCAACATCACGAAAGAGAAGAAGCTCACCAACATGCGCGCGTCGGGAGCGGACGCCGCCATCCAGCTCATCCCGCCCAAGCAGTTCAGCCTCGAGCAGGCGCTCGAATTTCTGCGAGAGGGCGAGTGCCTCGAAGTCACGCCGGGTGACTTTAGGCTCAGGAAGACGAGCCTGAAGACCTGA
- a CDS encoding PAC2 family protein, translated as MDTLHMDGLPVLRDPLFVMAFAGWNDASEAATDAVRFLVRKLNGKRFAWIHSDPYFQYTDQRPQVRLDAEGNRQIHWPSNEFYYCVSPELKRDLIVGIGVEPHINWRRFSRDVLKVIHRSRVQMSVTLGAFLGGDLHTEPIHLIGLATEPALGERLNVEMTRYEGPTGIVGVVHSLLQDEGHPAVSLWANVPHYIGGISNPKATLALLQCFSRFTEVSLDLGGMERSAGRFNDQVESMIAQNPQIASLFSDAQSGNDFSGEMEDDDDDADDAPAVEGELPPGREMADEIERLFRRRRGGEDSEK; from the coding sequence ATGGATACCCTTCACATGGACGGCTTGCCGGTCCTTCGTGATCCGCTTTTTGTGATGGCCTTTGCCGGATGGAACGACGCCTCGGAGGCGGCGACGGACGCGGTTCGCTTTCTGGTGCGCAAGCTGAACGGGAAACGGTTCGCCTGGATTCATTCCGACCCCTATTTCCAGTACACCGATCAGCGGCCGCAGGTCAGGCTCGACGCGGAAGGAAACCGGCAGATTCACTGGCCCTCGAATGAGTTCTACTACTGCGTCAGCCCCGAGCTGAAGCGTGATCTGATCGTCGGCATCGGCGTGGAGCCGCACATCAATTGGCGCCGGTTCAGCCGGGACGTTCTGAAGGTCATTCACCGGAGCCGCGTTCAGATGTCGGTCACACTGGGCGCGTTTCTCGGAGGGGACCTGCATACGGAGCCGATTCACCTGATCGGTCTGGCCACCGAGCCCGCCCTGGGCGAGCGCCTGAACGTGGAGATGACGCGCTATGAGGGACCGACCGGCATCGTCGGAGTGGTGCATTCCCTGCTTCAGGATGAGGGCCACCCCGCGGTCAGCCTTTGGGCCAATGTCCCGCACTATATCGGTGGCATTTCCAATCCGAAAGCCACTCTGGCCCTGCTACAGTGCTTCTCGCGGTTTACCGAGGTGAGCCTGGACCTGGGCGGCATGGAGCGCTCCGCCGGCCGCTTCAACGATCAGGTGGAAAGCATGATCGCCCAGAATCCGCAAATCGCCTCCCTTTTCTCCGACGCCCAGTCGGGCAATGATTTCTCCGGAGAGATGGAGGACGACGATGATGATGCGGACGATGCTCCGGCGGTCGAGGGAGAGCTTCCTCCCGGCCGCGAGATGGCGGATGAGATCGAACGGTTATTCCGTCGCAGGCGGGGCGGAGAAGATTCGGAGAAGTAG
- a CDS encoding EamA family transporter, producing MEAAVLFAVGASFLLACRDITGRLGMREVDPLTGTAVSAFVGLPVLALVSFFLGDFSAPWPELGWPVLYIALAGIFRITAARTLLFSGMKHIGAARAGSLATTNIFFAMIFSVLFLGERLTVTIVLGTLLIVAGCLLLGRSRAEQVAGSVHASLRGITLALLSALAFGLSVGFVRPGIHAFASPNQANLFANIVGFLTYLPLLWGRSPAAEMRRWSLSSWAWLVAAGGVASMGVTLFYFALARAPVVVAAPIAQTRPVFVVLFSWLLLQQQERVNWRVSVGTLVIVAGAALLIVGR from the coding sequence ATGGAAGCCGCTGTTCTCTTTGCGGTCGGAGCCTCCTTTCTTCTGGCGTGCCGGGACATCACCGGGCGGCTCGGGATGCGGGAAGTTGATCCTCTTACCGGGACAGCCGTTTCCGCTTTCGTGGGGTTGCCGGTTCTGGCGCTGGTGTCTTTTTTTCTGGGGGATTTTTCCGCGCCCTGGCCCGAGCTGGGTTGGCCTGTTTTGTATATTGCCCTGGCGGGAATTTTCCGGATCACCGCCGCCCGGACGCTCCTCTTTTCGGGGATGAAACATATCGGTGCGGCGCGGGCCGGTTCCCTGGCGACGACCAACATTTTCTTCGCCATGATTTTCAGCGTCCTGTTCCTGGGTGAGCGGCTGACTGTCACGATAGTATTGGGCACGCTTCTCATCGTGGCCGGCTGCCTGCTTCTGGGCCGGAGCCGGGCGGAGCAGGTGGCGGGCAGCGTGCACGCATCCCTCCGGGGGATCACGCTGGCGCTCCTCAGCGCGCTGGCTTTTGGCCTCTCGGTGGGGTTTGTGCGCCCGGGCATTCACGCGTTTGCCTCTCCCAACCAGGCGAATCTTTTTGCCAACATCGTGGGTTTTCTGACCTACCTGCCGCTGTTGTGGGGGCGCTCCCCCGCCGCGGAGATGAGACGCTGGAGCCTCTCATCATGGGCTTGGCTGGTGGCCGCCGGAGGGGTCGCCAGCATGGGGGTGACGCTGTTCTATTTTGCCTTGGCGCGGGCGCCGGTCGTTGTTGCTGCCCCGATTGCACAAACCCGGCCGGTCTTTGTGGTCTTGTTTTCATGGTTGCTGTTGCAGCAGCAGGAGCGGGTGAATTGGCGGGTGAGTGTCGGGACCCTTGTCATTGTGGCGGGAGCGGCGCTGCTGATCGTCGGCCGCTGA
- a CDS encoding dihydrodipicolinate synthase family protein, translating to MEYTKSEAKAYCREHMKGIWAALITPFKDSGQMDEEGLRKFVRTCIDDLKIDGFFCNGLMGEFWSLSPDERKRAQHIVCEESRGRAMTIPHTAHINIREAVELTHHAEEVGADFAIMINPVYGAHDDDEIFFYFKTICDQVDIGIALFNQPKSGTTLSPELVERLSDLENICAIKNAVPNPVHLNEVRRRVGDKIVVCDPSEDNFLVGLLHHGVQVHNSSPSPYLYQVPGYTPIRDYYAAAMAGDTEKAWKISNSLTSLRVVKTKYMTTGPNGRTTAYIKEWARLLGLPSSDPRPPVLTLTPAEREAFRKDLAETGILDRVHAAA from the coding sequence ATGGAGTACACCAAGTCCGAAGCGAAAGCCTATTGCAGGGAGCACATGAAGGGCATCTGGGCCGCGCTGATCACGCCTTTCAAGGATTCGGGCCAGATGGACGAGGAGGGTCTGCGGAAATTCGTGCGGACCTGCATTGACGATCTCAAGATTGACGGATTTTTCTGCAACGGACTGATGGGAGAGTTCTGGTCGCTCTCCCCGGATGAGCGCAAGCGTGCCCAGCACATCGTCTGCGAGGAAAGCCGGGGCCGAGCCATGACGATTCCCCATACCGCCCATATCAACATCCGCGAGGCGGTGGAGCTGACCCACCATGCCGAGGAAGTCGGCGCCGACTTCGCCATCATGATCAACCCGGTCTACGGCGCGCACGATGACGATGAAATCTTCTTCTACTTCAAGACCATCTGCGATCAGGTGGACATCGGCATCGCCCTGTTCAACCAGCCCAAGTCGGGCACCACGCTGAGCCCCGAGCTTGTCGAGCGTCTTTCCGATCTTGAGAACATCTGCGCCATCAAGAACGCCGTTCCCAATCCCGTGCATCTGAACGAGGTGCGCCGCCGGGTGGGGGACAAGATCGTCGTCTGCGATCCGAGCGAGGACAATTTCCTCGTCGGCCTGCTCCATCATGGCGTCCAGGTGCACAATTCATCGCCGAGCCCTTATCTCTATCAGGTGCCCGGCTATACCCCCATCCGGGACTATTACGCCGCCGCCATGGCGGGAGACACGGAAAAAGCCTGGAAGATCAGCAATTCGCTGACGTCGCTGCGGGTGGTGAAGACCAAGTACATGACGACCGGGCCGAACGGCCGGACGACGGCCTACATCAAGGAATGGGCCCGGCTGCTCGGCCTGCCCAGCAGCGATCCGCGCCCGCCGGTGCTCACCTTGACGCCGGCCGAGCGGGAGGCGTTCCGAAAGGATCTGGCCGAAACCGGGATTCTCGACAGGGTCCATGCGGCTGCGTAA